TTAAAACCGTGTGCAAATACTAATGCATTTCCTGCTTCAAGGTTTGGTTTGATTTCATTTTCGTAAACTTTTGGTTGGAACTCGTCTGGAAGCAAGATCATGATTAATTCTGCTTTGTTTGTTGCTTCACTTACAGGTAACACTTCAAATCCATCTTCTTTTGCTTGATCCCAAGATTTACCTTGACGAAGACCAACTACTACGTTTACGCCACTTTCACGTAAGTTTTGCGCATGAGCGTGACCTTGTGAACCGTAACCGATTACTGCAACTGTTTTTCCTTCTAATAATGTTAAATCTGCATCTCCATTGTAATAAACTTTAGCCATTTTAAAATTCCTCTCCTTTAAATTAAGTTGTTTAATATTTTACATTTATCCTTGCTTGATGGTCAGTAAGACACTCACTTCGAATCGTTACATAGATAGAAACCGAAAGTGTGGATCTAACTGTCCGAATCGAGCTGCAGGCGCTGTTGGCTAGTAACATAAGCGTTGCTGCTTGTTTGGATTATTCTATCTAACCATCCCTGCAGGAAAACTACTCCTGCTGATGGAAGATTTGTATATTAGATAATTGCAAAGGTTGCAATATCATTGCTAGATAATTTTTGCATGCCGCGTGGAAGTGCGGTAACACCAGTACGGCTCATTTCTTTGATACCATAAGGGCGTAATAATTCAATTAAAGCTTCGATTTTATCGCTTCCACCAACGACTTCAATAGTTTGTGAATCTTTTGCAACGTCAAGAATTTGACAGCGAAAAGGTTCAATTAATGTGTTAATTTCAGGTCTTGTTTGTGGGGTAACCCCTACTTTAATTAGTGCAAGTTCTCTTGAGACCATCGCCTGATCAGTAATATCGACTACTTTTAAAACATCAATTTGTTTATTTAATTGTTTCAAAAGTTGCTCGATTTCTTTTTCGTTTTCTGCGTTTACCGTAAAGGTCATCCGAGAAATTCCAGGGGTTTCCCCGTGGCCTACAGAAATGCTTTCGATATTAAAGTGACGACGAGTAAACAACCCTGTAATACGGTTTAAAACACCAGCTTGGTTTAAAACTGTTGCCGTTACAATTCGTCTCATTTACCTTTCACCCCCACCATTTCATGTAATCCAGCTCCCGGCGGAATCATTGGATATACTTTTTCCTTCGGAGCCACTTGGAAATTAATAAAGACAGGTCCATCAATTTTCATCGCTTCATCGATTGCAGCTTTTGCTTCTTCGTTTGTTGTTGCATTAAATGCATCGATACCGAACGCTTTCGCAAGGTTAATGAAATCTGGTTGATAATCTAACAATGATTCAGAATAACGTTCATCATAGAAAATTTCTTGCCATTGACGAACCATTCCTAATGCATTGTTGTTAATAATAATCACTTTAATCGGCAAGTTCCATTGACGAATAATCGCTAGTTCTTGCATAGTCATTTGGAAACCAGCATCTCCGAGGACAGAAAAAACCATTTTATCTGGCTCTGCAAATTGTGCTCCAATAGCAGCTGGCAACCCAAAGCCCATTGTTCCTAAACCACCGCTTGTTACCCAGCGATTTGGATGGTTAAAGTGATAAAACTGTGCTGCCCACATTTGATGTTGACCAACGTCTGTTGTTACCACTGCTTCCCCTTTTGTTGCTTTTAAAATCATTTCGATCACTGTTTGTGGCTTTAATACCCCGTCTTCTTCTTCGTAGTGAAGTGGATATTTTTCCTTACAGTCTTGTAAGTATGCAAGCCATTCTGCATGTTCTGGTTGTGTGCCTTCTTCTGCTAACAATGCTTGAAGTGTTAATTTTGCGTCTGCCACAACTGGAATGTCTGTTGCAACATTTTTACCGATTTCAGCAGGATCAATATCAATATGTGCTACTTTTGCATTTGGCGCAAAATGCTCCAAATTTCCAGTAACACGATCGTCAAAACGAGCTCCGATACTAATAATTAAATCACATTCATATAACGCCATATTTGCTGTATATGTTCCATGCATACCCGCCATTCCTAAAAATAATTCATGATTTGCCGGGAATCCACCAAGGCCTAATAGCGTATTTGCTACTGGAATCTTCATTTTGTCTACATAGGTTTTTAATTCCTCATTTGCATCTGCAAATAATACCCCTGCGCCTGCTAAAATAACTGGTTTTTTTGCATCAGATACAGCTTGTTGAAGTTTTCGAATTTGCAGAATATTCGGTATAACATTCGGTTGATATCCTGGTAACTTGACTTCTTCTTCATAATTAAAAATACCGGTTGCCGTTGCGATATTTTTAGGAATATCAATTAATACTGGTCCTGGTCTACCTGTCGATGCAATATGAAACGCTTCTTTAATGATTCTTGGAAAATCTTTAATGTCACGTACTTGATAGTTATGCTTTGTAATCGGCATTGTAATACCGACAACATCAGCTTCTTGGAATGCGTCAGAACCGATTACTGCAGTTGATACTTGACCAGTAAGGACTACTAAAGGAATAGAGTCAATCATTGCATCTGCAATCCCTGTCACTAAGTTTGTCGCACCCGGACCACTAGTAGCGATTACTACACCAGGTTTACCTGAAATTCTTGCGTATCCTTCTGCTGCGTGAATGGCACCTTGCTCGTGTCGTGTTAACACGTGGCGTAATCCCGAATTATAAAAAGCATCATAAATTGGTAAAACCGCTCCGCCTGGGTAACCAAAAATGACTTCAACGTTCTCTCTTTTTAGGGCTTCGACTAACATTTGTCCACCCGTCATTGTTTCATTTTGAACAGTTGTTTTACGATCCATCGTCTTTGATTGAGCGCTCATAACCTTTCCTCCCTTATCATGATTTATTTTTCGTTTATGGGTAGCTATACTCCCACTTTTAGAAGTTTTTTATTTTTTACCAAAACATATTACAACAAACATAAAATTGTATAAAAAAAGAACCTTTCCATCTCCATACGAGTCCATCGACTTGAAGGGATGAAAAGATTCTTACTTTCCATGGTACCACCCTTGTTCATGCTAGTCTTTCGACATAGCACCTCATTAGCGAATGGTTATTATCCTTTTTCACATTCGCTTGTTTTTGTAACGGGTGCGGGAACACCCGGTTACCCTTACTACACTCGTTCAGGGTAACACTCAGAGGCGAGTTCACTAAAAATGTTATTAC
The genomic region above belongs to Massilibacterium senegalense and contains:
- the ilvN gene encoding acetolactate synthase small subunit is translated as MRRIVTATVLNQAGVLNRITGLFTRRHFNIESISVGHGETPGISRMTFTVNAENEKEIEQLLKQLNKQIDVLKVVDITDQAMVSRELALIKVGVTPQTRPEINTLIEPFRCQILDVAKDSQTIEVVGGSDKIEALIELLRPYGIKEMSRTGVTALPRGMQKLSSNDIATFAII
- the ilvB gene encoding acetolactate synthase large subunit, with protein sequence MSAQSKTMDRKTTVQNETMTGGQMLVEALKRENVEVIFGYPGGAVLPIYDAFYNSGLRHVLTRHEQGAIHAAEGYARISGKPGVVIATSGPGATNLVTGIADAMIDSIPLVVLTGQVSTAVIGSDAFQEADVVGITMPITKHNYQVRDIKDFPRIIKEAFHIASTGRPGPVLIDIPKNIATATGIFNYEEEVKLPGYQPNVIPNILQIRKLQQAVSDAKKPVILAGAGVLFADANEELKTYVDKMKIPVANTLLGLGGFPANHELFLGMAGMHGTYTANMALYECDLIISIGARFDDRVTGNLEHFAPNAKVAHIDIDPAEIGKNVATDIPVVADAKLTLQALLAEEGTQPEHAEWLAYLQDCKEKYPLHYEEEDGVLKPQTVIEMILKATKGEAVVTTDVGQHQMWAAQFYHFNHPNRWVTSGGLGTMGFGLPAAIGAQFAEPDKMVFSVLGDAGFQMTMQELAIIRQWNLPIKVIIINNNALGMVRQWQEIFYDERYSESLLDYQPDFINLAKAFGIDAFNATTNEEAKAAIDEAMKIDGPVFINFQVAPKEKVYPMIPPGAGLHEMVGVKGK